GTTTGTGTAGCAGAGTTCAAAAATGGTGGGTAGTATTGTTGGCAGTAACATGGCTGCGACTGATGCGAGGTTTCTAAGCTCGAATTTTGGCAACAGTTTCAGCATCAACACCAGAATTCACAGATTCCATGATCGCTCCCAAATCGTAATCCCTAGGgctcaatcttcttcttctccgtctccATCTCCACCCTCCgacaagaagaagaccaaAACCCGACCCGGAACCATAACCACTAAGGAGAGCGAAGAGACGGTTGCGAAGAAGCTCGACGTTGCTCCGCCTTCGCCTCAATCACCACCGTCTCCGCCTACACTGAAGTTGGACGATGTGAATCCTGTGGGATTAGGACGACGATCGCGGCAGATCTTCGACGAGGTGTGGCGGAAATTCTCTGGATTAGGTCAGATGTCGAGGACAACCCGACCCGATGAGCAAGAGACTCTTGATAGTCTACTCATTAGAGAAGGACCTATGTGTGAGTTTGCTGTTCCCGGCGCTCAAAACGTTACCGTTTTAGTCGTCGGAGCTACTAGTAGAATCGGTCGTATCGTTGTCCGTAAACTCATGCTCCGTGGCTACACCGTCAAGGTTCAAAAAATGCtgatttttataatataaagtaGTATTGGTGTGTTTATGCAAATGCTTTAGAGTTTTAAGAGATTTGAGGTTACCGTTTAGGCACTGGTGAGGAAACAAGATGAGGAAGTGATGAGTATGTTGCCAAGGTCAGTGGATATTGTTGTTGGAGATGTGGGTGAACCGTCAACGCTCAAATCCGCTGTTGAAAGCTGCAGCAAGATCATCTACTGTGCGACTGCTCGGTCTACGATTACTGCAGACCTTACGCGGGTTGATCACTTGGGTGTTTATAACCTCACCAAGGCTTTTCAGGTATAGTAAGATTTGTCCATGACTCAACCGTGgttaatttggtttcttgttttgttgagCAGAGAGTAGTTTATTCATGTgtgtcgttttgagtatttgCAGGATTACAATAACAGACTAGCGCAATTAAGGGCGGGTAAAAGCAGCAAAAGCAAGCTTCTATTAGCTAAGTTCAAGTCAGCTGAGTCACTTGATGGTTGGGAAATTCGTCAAGGAACTTACTTTCAGGACACAACCGCTTCCAAATATGATGGTGGGATGGATGCTAAGTTTGAGTTCACTGAAACTGAGAGAGCTGAGTTTTCAGGTACACATTATCTTTCCGGAGAATATGGCAATTGCCAAAGTTTTTTCCTTTGATGTATATTTTGAGGTATAGTGGTTTAATCAGTTTTCAAATGCAGGTTATGTTTTCACCCGAGGAGGATATGTTGAGTTGTCGAAGAAACTTTCACTTCCATTGGGTACCACTCTTGACAGGTATTGCGCGATTTCGTATCAACTTACTCTCAGCTTGTTCTGTGAAATGATTCAATGATAGAAACTTAGAGAAAGGAGTAT
This sequence is a window from Arabidopsis thaliana chromosome 1 sequence. Protein-coding genes within it:
- the HCF173 gene encoding high chlorophyll fluorescence phenotype 173, with product MVGSIVGSNMAATDARFLSSNFGNSFSINTRIHRFHDRSQIVIPRAQSSSSPSPSPPSDKKKTKTRPGTITTKESEETVAKKLDVAPPSPQSPPSPPTLKLDDVNPVGLGRRSRQIFDEVWRKFSGLGQMSRTTRPDEQETLDSLLIREGPMCEFAVPGAQNVTVLVVGATSRIGRIVVRKLMLRGYTVKALVRKQDEEVMSMLPRSVDIVVGDVGEPSTLKSAVESCSKIIYCATARSTITADLTRVDHLGVYNLTKAFQDYNNRLAQLRAGKSSKSKLLLAKFKSAESLDGWEIRQGTYFQDTTASKYDGGMDAKFEFTETERAEFSGYVFTRGGYVELSKKLSLPLGTTLDRYEGLVLSVGGNGRSYVVILEAGPSSDMSQSKQYFARISTKAGFCRVRVPFSAFRPVNPEDPPLDPFLVHTLTIRFEPKRQRPVDGLAGAQQDLRSFSLVFEYIKALPAGQETDFILVSCTGSGVEANRREQVLKAKRAGEDSLRRSGLGYTIIRPGPLKEEPGGQRALIFDQGNRISQVISITKNKLKPPSKSSLMEPLITSQCAIFFQFQGISCADVADICVKALHDSTARNKSFDVCHEYVAEQGIELYELVAHLPDKANNYLTPALSVLEKNT
- the HCF173 gene encoding high chlorophyll fluorescence phenotype 173, producing MVGSIVGSNMAATDARFLSSNFGNSFSINTRIHRFHDRSQIVIPRAQSSSSPSPSPPSDKKKTKTRPGTITTKESEETVAKKLDVAPPSPQSPPSPPTLKLDDVNPVGLGRRSRQIFDEVWRKFSGLGQMSRTTRPDEQETLDSLLIREGPMCEFAVPGAQNVTVLVVGATSRIGRIVVRKLMLRGYTVKALVRKQDEEVMSMLPRSVDIVVGDVGEPSTLKSAVESCSKIIYCATARSTITADLTRVDHLGVYNLTKAFQDYNNRLAQLRAGKSSKSKLLLAKFKSAESLDGWEIRQGTYFQDTTASKYDGGMDAKFEFTETERAEFSGYVFTRGGYVELSKKLSLPLGTTLDRYEGLVLSVGGNGRSYVVILEAGPSSDMSQSKQYFARISTKAGFCRVRVPFSAFRPVNPEDPPLDPFLVHTLTIRFEPKRQRPVDGLAGAQQDLRSFSLVFEYIKALPAGQETDFILVSCTGSGVEANRREQVLKAKRAGEDSLRRSGLGYTIIRPGPLKEEPGGQRALIFDQGNRISQGISCADVADICVKALHDSTARNKSFDVSCSL
- the HCF173 gene encoding high chlorophyll fluorescence phenotype 173 (high chlorophyll fluorescence phenotype 173 (HCF173); FUNCTIONS IN: binding, catalytic activity; INVOLVED IN: photosystem II assembly, translational initiation; LOCATED IN: chloroplast, chloroplast envelope; EXPRESSED IN: 23 plant structures; EXPRESSED DURING: 13 growth stages; CONTAINS InterPro DOMAIN/s: NAD(P)-binding domain (InterPro:IPR016040), NADH:ubiquinone oxidoreductase intermediate-associated protein 30 (InterPro:IPR013857), NmrA-like (InterPro:IPR008030); BEST Arabidopsis thaliana protein match is: NAD(P)-binding Rossmann-fold superfamily protein (TAIR:AT4G18810.2); Has 1950 Blast hits to 1792 proteins in 453 species: Archae - 27; Bacteria - 1263; Metazoa - 9; Fungi - 6; Plants - 464; Viruses - 0; Other Eukaryotes - 181 (source: NCBI BLink).), with the protein product MVGSIVGSNMAATDARFLSSNFGNSFSINTRIHRFHDRSQIVIPRAQSSSSPSPSPPSDKKKTKTRPGTITTKESEETVAKKLDVAPPSPQSPPSPPTLKLDDVNPVGLGRRSRQIFDEVWRKFSGLGQMSRTTRPDEQETLDSLLIREGPMCEFAVPGAQNVTVLVVGATSRIGRIVVRKLMLRGYTVKALVRKQDEEVMSMLPRSVDIVVGDVGEPSTLKSAVESCSKIIYCATARSTITADLTRVDHLGVYNLTKAFQDYNNRLAQLRAGKSSKSKLLLAKFKSAESLDGWEIRQGTYFQDTTASKYDGGMDAKFEFTETERAEFSGYVFTRGGYVELSKKLSLPLGTTLDRYEGLVLSVGGNGRSYVVILEAGPSSDMSQSKQYFARISTKAGFCRVRVPFSAFRPVNPEDPPLDPFLVHTLTIRFEPKRQRPVDGLAGAQQDLRSFSLVFEYIKALPAGQETDFILVSCTGSGVEANRREQVLKAKRAGEDSLRRSGLGYTIIRPGPLKEEPGGQRALIFDQGNRISQGISCADVADICVKALHDSTARNKSFDVCHEYVAEQGIELYELVAHLPDKANNYLTPALSVLEKNT